The sequence below is a genomic window from Lolium perenne isolate Kyuss_39 chromosome 7, Kyuss_2.0, whole genome shotgun sequence.
tgaacatgataaagataatgataagaatgatactcctgataaagaagaggttgaagaagaacctgaaaagcatgttaaaaacaaaaagtatactaaagaagattttattgctaagaaacatggtaatgaaagggaaccttgggttcaaaagcaaatgcattttcctgctaagaaactaaaatcaaaggaagaggaacactataataaattttgtgattggatgaaacctttattcttgcaaatccctttgactgatgctattaaattgcctccttattcaaagtatatgaaagatattgtcactaacaaaaggaaaattcctaatgaggagatttccactatgcttgctaattactctttcaatggtaaggttccaaagaagcttggcgacccaggtattccgactattccttgttctattaagaataattatgttaaaactgctctatgtgacttgggagccggtgttagtgttatgcctttttctctttataagagactttacttagataagttgatacctactgatatatctttgcaaatggctgataaatctactgctattcctgttggtatatgtgaggatgttcctgttcaacttactaataactgcttgatattaactaattttgttgtgttggaaatgcctgaagatgataatatgtctattattcttgggagaccttttcttaataccgcaggggctgttattgattgcaataaaggaaaagttactttcaatgttgatgacaaggagcataccatttattttcccaagaggattgagaaagcatgtggagttaatacaatttcaaatgtgagaactatcaaagttggaactatcgattgtcctatatatgagcctaaagaagaatatcaaactcttgtgattggatccatatcaatacaattcaaggtaacatgattgatttgaggtttatttcttcttatgctatgtaaaatttatttggtggcaagacttgatcaaccttgttaacaaatactttttatatgcatagaggaggtaaacaacatctctttcttcctccacttgttctacttgctgtagcactcttgttttgtaaagtttcttagttagttagagatttcaaaaaatttcctagccagtaataataaacttaatacccagaaatgtgcatttttcaaaattttcaaaaattcacaaaaattatactgttggtcctatttttcgacgaggcacctgggagcacctggggatgaccagtggggcaccccagggtggcaccccacaggccggcgcggccagcaagggtggcgcgccaccctggtgtgtgggtccccctttgccccacttcatcatcccttcctcccattctcttgtctctcccgaaaaaactcgcaccaggttcttctcactcgtgtttttgctcaagagctccagatttctcgatctctttgctcagcccagatttctgtctgaaatttggcacatttgctcttcggtatgtgattcctccaaccatccaagtagaattttgtttggtggagtatatcttgaatattttgctgctgtaggtaacatgtttagtgagcttgcatgcttgttctaagatgtataaactagttttgatgcatgtttagtactctagcaagttcctatggtagtttctctcgattatatgtcaccaaatcaaattttatatcgtttgttgaaaaatttcagaaaatggagggagtaggcaccaactcaaccaacaagaattggaggtgcaacaggttatgagagttcaccgcgaagaaggagtataccccgcttactacccgtgcgtggattttatgagaagtgcaggaatcttgcaagatgttcaaagtctaatctctcgtgcagggttggatgattttgttgatggtgaaccatgccaatatgcaaaactgactatgtctgtagtgcaggattttaaaatcaattggtcgcgatctaaccccatggttcagtacaaaatttataataaaactgtcaacttgccaatcaatgatttttgtgcagcaatcagagtgccgcaatggggatcatgcgagaagataagaggatcgccgcaagagttcttggaccttttcaagatgatttgtcatggaagaagcttctcagaggatggtggtaaaatcagtagcattcaactcccagctattcgctactttgcttatttcatcaccaagtgcgttctagcaagaaagaatggaagtaaaatatctatccaggatttagcctttctagctgctgcattacaaggtgataagacttataacttgggtgctttgatagccaacagacttgctactaaccgtgagaagggaggaatttgtggaggtctcatcgcctctcgtttattagctatgcatggtgtggaACCTCACCaccttgatattcaacttcccatagagaaacttgatatagtctccatgattaagcatgaatttgtttctgattcatctaatttgagcaacctgtcttatagaataacattttacaagaaagcttggagaataactaagaaaactgaaaaattagtaggactgcctgcacctgctctgtttaaccttgattccagggaggattggtcagtcacggaaagtgcagttaatgcacacatagagggaggaggccatcgtgcaagagacaacacggaggaggacgaggaacacctcgactcgtcatccgatgcagcaagttcttcgcatccacaagctgggcatgaggagcctccacgctttcttctgcatcgggactttattatgactacgccatgtatgatccaccggcatggaacccagaccctcgttggggttgatctccacttaggccaaaagcctaagcttgggggggaggtataccggcatcactcattgtttgcatattatggttgctggatacttgtacatacttgtttagtttctttgagtggttttctaatgagaggaagatgatatttggggaggtgctgcctgaaaacagattctggactgttactagaaaaattcgtgcgcacagccagaacgttattttgagcttccaatttttctgcatgttccccaggttgttatctaactttcattagttgaacacttttcgatctgagcaacggaagatttttgtaaaaatcgatttctgtactgctgtcaggttttggcagatttctgtcatcctgcttttatgtgtttcttctagtcttcattctcttgtttttgttttgtttctttcctaaaacacaaaaagaccaaaaatatttctgttgtttctctttaccatttgttattttggtttcttgctttcattttgctttatttgctatcgttagtttgctataagaaaacccaaaaagattttgctttgtttgcttgtttccttttgttcttgtttcaaatttgaaaacaccaaaaatatttgctgttcttctttggttttgtaaagttctttatgaattcaatggtcttcggtggctggagcctggttttcattccatatcattcaagctacacaagtgaaaaggcaataatgacgatctacgacaatctgattgtggtgagaggctggtatgaactctatttgttttcatttttgtacatatactcatccatgtgagcatgcttggttggttcatgtgaggtatatgtcacttaagaaagtctagtagttcatgatctctcatgttaagctccaatttattaatatgagtagcatgtcatggatgtttgcttgcattgttttattcataaatagatatgatattgtggtatcctcctctgaataattcgtttgaattaacttggcacatgctcacgcatgcatatgactgaacaaaagtcaattaagcctcaatgatttacattgcttcagagtccttgtatcacttttatgcctctgttaatttattttgccgcaagcatgattatgacagttactgctctcttgatttgtcgctccctagtcttttgctagccttcacttgtactgagcgggaacactgctcgtgcctccaaacacatgaaaaccaagttattccagagtgtccaccataaatacctatgcatggcatttcaaaccattccaagtaaattctcatgtgctacctttaaaacccttcaaaatgcttctcaatttgtgttaacgttttatagctcatgatgaagtatgtggtgtttatctttcgatcttgtcatttactccggacggactttcaccaatggactagtggcacatccacttatccaataaatttgcaaaaagagctggcaacggggttcccagccccaattaactaactttcataaatttacaaatagacactcctccatggtatgagattgttggcaggcacccgaggattcggttagccatggcttgagaaagcaaaggtggggaggagtgtcatctaaataaaactaaaataaaaaggcactccttcatggtatgagattgttggcaggcacccgaggattcggttagccatggtttgtgaaagcaaggttggaaggagtgccacccaaaaataaaatttcatgggagccactcttgaaagtccggttgatgaggtagttagagtgcccattaccattcgttgacaacaacaaacacctctcaaaaccattttacttctgtctttataaAAACTAGCAAAGtgacccgcgcatttgcgcggctagatttGTGAGTAAGTGTGTAAATAACTAATATAGTTTTTTTAAATATATTCATTTTCTTAGATTTCTAGTAAAATAATAATgtatggaatggctaaaattagtTGATACTGAGATCGACTTATGGATTTGAGATCATTATAAAGAAATTAAATTTATGTACTCATTTATTCGGGTATTAACATATTCTACAACTATCCTTAATGGAGCTATATTATTGTTGAAGTCATGAGCTTGCACAAATGTGAACATATCATCCTTTCACCATGCATGCGCGCAAGTAAAACGCAGTGGCTGCAGCCCATCACGGTATTCTTGTTATCCTTAACCATCATTATAAACTTGTATTTGTGTATAAACACTGCAGAGCCAATACAATTACTTGTTCTGGCCAGTCTTATTCTTCCGTTCCTCTGCATATGGGCAATATCTACTTTCGTATAAAAAAAAAATTAGGTTTATGTTTTTTCATAGAACATATGTATAGCTACTATTGCTACCACAGTACGCGTACAAATACTTGAGGCATAAGATAAGGCAATCCATGCTGAGATCTGTTAGTTCCGTATATCTTGGGCAAGAGTACAAATTAATAACAATACTAATCAATACTTGAGTAAAAAATTAGGGAAATTTCAACACATAGAAAGCAATTCAGCTTGCAGAATACGGAAATAATCAAAACATAGTCTTCCATAGCTCAGAATGATATTGCTACAcatttgaaacattttgaatagGTTGAGATTATGTTGATACCATCATCGTTGCATAAGCTTAGCCAAGCAATTTGGGCAGCTCCGATCACTTCCATGATCTGCCCCTTGAGAAAATTAGCAAAGAATATGTACTGTATTGACTATTGCGAGATCAGATATACTATGAAGCAAAATCAAGTTGCACTAAAATTCACGTTTCTAGCAGTAGCACTGATAGGTAAAATACATCTAGATTAGAAATCATTTCTCACAGTACCACTCACAGGTGCCGGAGCCATCCGTCGTTCGCGCCAGCCCTTACGAACTGGTCAACCTCCACAATCCTCCGGCCTGTAGCCACCGAAAGTGACACTGCTAGCTCCGCCGTCGTCTCCACCAGAACCCCAGCGTCCATCCATGGTGATAGTTATTAAGGGATTCAGGATTCAGAGAAACAAAATGCTACAATATCATGGCAGGAAATCAAACCAGTTCAGTCGAGTGTAATTCCATACATGTGTGTTACCGATGGCGATGCCATTCCTGTTCGCAGCATCAACGTCGATGTCGTTGTACCCTACGACCGTGTTGCTAAAGGCCGTCCCGCCAGCGCATTTGAACGCAGAGAAGAGCAATTACCCAAAATCTTTTTTGTGCTGAATTCACTTTGCTAGAAGTAGCACTGACATGTAAAATCAAGCTAGATTAGAAATCATTTTTCTGGCAGTACCATTCACAGGTGTGGGAGCCATCCGTCGTAGAGTCCATCCCTCATGAACTGGTCGGCCTCCACAATCCTCCGGCCTGCAGACACGTACTGAAAGCCACACCGCTAGATGCGTCGTTGTCTCCATTAGAACCCCTATGTCCATCGATGATGATAGTTATTAAGAGATTCAGGATTTAGAGAAACAAAAAGCTATACTACATATCATGGCAGGAATTTAAATAAGTTCAGTCGAGTGTAATTACACACATCTGTGTTGCCGATGGCGATGCCATTCCTGTTGGCAGCATCAATGTTGTTTATACCCTACGGCCATGTTGGCGAAGGCCGCCCCGCCAGCGCGCTTGAGAGTTGAGAATAGCACTTACCCAAAGTCCTTTATGTGCTGCAGTTTTATCAATATAACGGAATATAGTCGAATGAAATTCAGGAGTTAAATGTTGTGATCTACAATCTGGAGTTACGTTCAGATTTAGCAAAAAGGGTTTTGTGTTTGCCTAATACTCAGTACAATTTATGGTCAAGGCCCCATACATGCCTGCAAACACCTAATAATTAACTACCACTTTCACAACCAAAATACTatttttaggaattatagtaAAATTTCAAAATAAGCACTAACGTGTTTGTGCATGCTCTATTTAGTTTGATCATTGTATAATTATATTTGTGGCAAGCTTAGAAAActgaaaagtatttgaaacataGCCAGGGAAAGGGCAAAAGATAAGATTGTAATAGAACCTGCCAATTCAAGCATGAAACTCGTTTACGTCCAGCCAACAGAAACCTACACTTCAGTTTCCACGTCCAATGAGTGGACGAAGCAGGTGCAGTGATTGGCATCGGCAAAACGTATAAGATCGAGTTTGACCCGGCCAAACCTATTGCACATTATCGTGATACCTTTGCATCGGGATAACGCCAACAGTAAACAATCTGTACAGTACATTTCTCCTATAAAAGCTCCTAGATGACCCGGCCaaccaagccatccaaagggggcaAATCCATCGTGATCGTCCATTGGCTGAAAATACTGTAGCTCTCCACCCCCGCGTCAATGACAGCAGCTGGATTCGGTAATTTTTTGTTTACCCGCCGCAGCTTGTTCACAGTCTATGACGTGTGGGCCTGTTTTCTTGTGGGACCGGTGATAAGAGGCAGCAGCTAGAACTCGTCTGCGTCCCTCGTTTCAGTTGTTGCTCCGTGGAAAGCGGTGAAAACCCTACATCCGGATCGGTCTCTCCTCCCCCAATCCCTGCCTCTCTCTCTTCCCCATCCTCTCTTCCTACGGGAGCCCCCGGAGGTGGCGGCGGCCAGAATGGAAGGGGCCGGACCTCACCGCTCCTCTTCTGTGCGCTGGAGAGAAGCAGCGAGGGCGCCGCCGCCTCGTGCCTCGCATAAGGAGGCAGCGCGGACACGACCGCCGCCGCTGGTAGAGGGCCATGGTCGCCGCCGGTCGCGGGGGTCGCGGGGGTCGCGGGCGTCGCCGTGCCAAGATTATGAGAGCACACCGAGTCGGGCGGCGACGCAGAGAGCGGTGGCGGCGCGCAGCTTTGAGAAGCTCATCCACGGCCGGCGGAGCTCGAGATCTCCGGTCAAGGGCGCCTCCCCCGCCTCGTCATCCCTTGCCTCTGCACCCGACGAGGACGACCCGCGAAGAAGCAGCGGACggcgctcctccgcctcctcgagcCCCGGAGTTGCGGTGAGGCTAGCGGCGACGCCCACTCCTCTCCTCGTCCCCGTCCTCTCCTCTTCCTCcgccctcgaggtcttcttccggCGGAGCGACGGCAGGGAGCACAAGGGCGGCGGCGGCTGTTGGATGCTCGTTTCCTCCCAGGCACCCACGACCTCGCGGGACGAGGTATGAGGCGAGCTCGCTGCTGCAGCTTAGATCTCGGACGACTACCGTGGCCTGCAGGCTGATGTGTGGATTTTTGGGTGCTTATCCTTGTGCTCAGCACCATGGACGCCTCCACCGTTTTGCTGCCCAGGAGAAGCATCTGCAACCTCGTCCCTCTCCCCTCGTACCTCCTTTCGGCTTCAGCCTGCAGTCACCTCCCTTTGGGCCATAGGAAGCAGCATCAGCCGATGCCCCACAACGATGCACGGCCGCATCCCCTGCAGGTCCAGGAAGTCAGGACGACTCACCGCTCCTCTCCATTCCCGGTGATATTTCCTGCCCAGCACAAGGTATATgtgatttcaatctttctctctgaaTTATCCCTGACTGTGTATCTGTTCGTAGTGGGAATGGATCTTCCCACCTGATTCGTAGCCTTTACATGCTTTCTATAGGTGCATATTGTGCCATACCAGATCTATTTTCTGAGCTGCATGTTGATAGATGGTACATGTTGTAGTAGCAAGAAAACTGGCTGTGAAATATACATTGGCTTCTTGTGCTGATCTGATGTAGGCATTAttagtcatttattatttatcccTATCAATATGGTGCTTAAAAATAATAGTTTTGAGTTATCTACATTCCGTTCTATGCTATGTAGGCCAATATAGATATGCTTAGTATTGTATGTAATCATGTGGTAAATAAGGTAATTAAGCTATCTAATTATATACTTCAAGCTCCTGcttcctctctccctctctcgttTTTGTGATGGTATTTTGATATGTGCCTGTGTTGTTGCTTTGTAGGTTACGAGCTGCAGCGAGGGGCCGCAACCTATCGGCGTGAGCAGCGTTCAAGACCATCGGCGCCATGCGTCGAGTGGAAACGGCGGGCACGGTCCAGACATCAGGGTGAGCTCATCCCAGTAGTTGTTTAGCTGCAGAATTATGTAGTTCCAACCAACTGGTTATTATTATTGGTTTCCAAGAGTAGCTCTAAAGGACTGCCAGGTTAACTAAACTTTGTTGATTCATTATTTCTGCTTGCAGGAAGCTACTATTCAACAGAGACACAAGTAACAACAATATTCCACATAAAAAAATGATAGGATTTTCAATTCCAACACGAGGTCTATATACTATGATCCAACCATCTAAAATAATCCAACGGTGTTTGACCCTTCCAGGTTCGATGTATGCATTGCAGGCTAAAAGAATTAGTGCCACATATATAACTTTGTGACATAGGCTGATGGTACATTTTGTTTGACAGCTGCAGAACATGCCGAAGAAcaataatccaaaaaaaaaagagGGGTAAGCATTGTTTTGtagtatttcatatttagaggaaaGAATGTCAAACTGATTCTAATTTTAATTTTGGTTATGACGCACTGCTACATATCTTGAAATAGCAAGGTAATTCTATAATTATGAATTTCTGGTCATCATCTCCCTTCCATCAATTCTTGAGTGGTTTGCTCATCAGGGTTTGAACTTTTTAGTACTTAAAACCAATATTACTTGAAATTATTTCACCTGATTTATCATTTGTTCTTCCATTCCGTTATTTTGACTCTGTTGCTCTCCTGTCTATTCACAGAAATGCTACCTGAATTTTTCTTTCTTCATAAGAGATCATTTAGTTGGTATTGTTGAATGTTACAGATTCTATTAACCAACTCTGTTACAGCTGACAGAGTTGAGTGTATAAGCTAGCGACAGAGGCTGCAAGCATGGGTTACAATGAGGCTGCAAGCATGGCTTACCTAAGTGGAGCGTCATTTGTTGTTTAAATTTCCTACTATTGATACTGTGGTTCTGTCTTCGTGTCTGATGGTACAGCAGAAACTGAATTTGTGCCATCAGAAACTGAATTTGTGCTCTCTAACTTATTCTGAACTTGTTTTTCTTATATTGTTTCTAGGACTATCACTTAAGTCTCGGGATTTGCCGGCATTGTTTCTAGCTGTTAGGTTGTACATCATCTCACCCACACAATGCTGGATTCAGGTACACTAGCTACTACTCTTTTTGTCATTTACTTGATTCAGTTGAGACTGATGTCAACATATATACTGGAAAAGGACAACTTGGCATGTATTAACTTCTGGACTATTCTAATGCACGTCATCGGCCAGAGAAGGCGGGGGTCCGTGGATGCTAGCAAGGGAGGCAACTTGGCTCGGACCGGCCATAGCGCTGGTGTTGTTGTCTCCCCACCGTCCTCCTTTGTCTCCCAGCCACGGCTGGCTTCAATCTCTCCTCTGATGTGATGCTATGTGAGCAAGAAAAAGAGCAGAAAAGTTCTGTATCACCATCCAGCGTCCACACAGCCAGATAAGTTTTGGATAACACATGTACTCTGACCTGCTCAATAGTCTGAAATGCCTTCATTATTAGGCAGATAATGTTACTGCTCTGAATAATTCTTTTTTGTTTAGAGCAACGGTGTTTTGAGTAACTCTCCTAGGTATTATATATTGCTATATTTATGCTGATACTGAATTTTGCATTCTGAAGTAGCTTAGCGTAATTTGCAGTCCTGATTAGTGAAAGTATCCCAGCACAAGGTATATgtgatttcaatctttctctctgaaTTATCCCTGACTGTGTATCTGTTCGTAGTGGGAATGGATCTTCCCACCTGATTCGTAGCCTTTACATTGTTTCTATAGGTGCATATTGTGCCATACCAGATCTATTTTCTGAGCTGCATGTTGATAGATGGTACATGTTGTAGTAGCAAGAAAACTGGTTGTGAAATATACATTGGCTTCTTGTTCTGATCTGATGTAGGTATTAttagtcatttattatttatcccTATCAATATGGTGCTTAAAAATAATAGTTTTGAGTTATCTACATTCCGTTCTATGCTATGTAGGCCAATATAGATATGCTTAGTATTGTAAACAAGTATGCAAAGGTGTCACAATAATTACTTGATCTTACTCTATTTCCTCTAACATTTATTACATGACATTAAGTTGATATGTTGCATTTAGGAGCGAACCTTCTAAATATGGTGATGCCCATTACTTTTTAAAAAACTATAATCGATCATTTCATGTCATGAGAATGAGTGGGCAGCCCATATAACCTAATAAGAGAGTTCATGTAGCAGTAGTCTGCTTTCTGTAGCAATAACTTGTTTTGTGGTGTTTGGTCTTTAATTCTTATTTATCATATATGATTGCTTGAGGTTTGCTAATCCATGGTTTGATCCTGAAATTTACTTACATATATCTATGGGATGCCGCAGACAAGGGGACAAGGAGGTGAGCAACGGCGATGAGGGAGGAGCAGACTCACCGGCTCGGACTCCTCGGCGTTGGAGAAGCATGGTCGGGAGGCAGTGCGGGCGCCGCTGCCTCGTGCCTCGCTCGGGCCGCTGCGTAGAGCGCCAGGAGGCCATGGTAGCCGCCGGTCGCGGGCATCAGGCTGTGGCCGCGTCAGCCGCCGCCCCAGCGGTCTTCTCTCTCTACCCACAGGGTGGTCGCCCTCTCTGGTGCGTCGGAGCGCCGGATCGGGCGATGTGAATCAATGGTGAGCCAAGGTGAGCGAATCTTTCCACGCC
It includes:
- the LOC127312999 gene encoding uncharacterized protein, which codes for MDASTVLLPRRSICNLVPLPSYLLSASACSHLPLGHRKQHQPMPHNDARPHPLQVQEVRTTHRSSPFPVIFPAQHKVTSCSEGPQPIGVSSVQDHRRHASSGNGGHGPDIREATIQQRHK